The Hypomesus transpacificus isolate Combined female chromosome 2, fHypTra1, whole genome shotgun sequence genome window below encodes:
- the LOC124482709 gene encoding uncharacterized protein LOC124482709, with protein MAVLSAKPKCRATKDGVRSTLYKGLSGDLPDLSVLRVTEAYKDFSMAEAPMICSMGISCEIPLVDSALGKVQAGSPLSYQQPATAKRDLSFHATPPRPCMPLQNYHLQPSSCMFVCTEPQHQHYRSLEVTWDMVHKFECATRAQSLCTEWHQLRRHRLTASRFREICQVGENAEEGLANHILQVTRQTAAMKRGLKLKADAIWEYCQMKRVNPLG; from the exons ATGGCGGTGCTTTCTGCAAAACCAAAGTGTAGAGCAACCAAAGATGGTGTAAG GAGCACACTCTACAAAGGCCTCAGTGGGGATTTGCCTGATCTTTCTGTCCTTCGG GTGACAGAGGCGTATAAAGATTTTTCTATGGCGGAGGCGCCGATGATTTGCAGCATGGGCATCAGCTGTGAAATTCCCCTTGTTGACTCTGCCCTTGGCAAGGTTCAAGCCGGAAGTCCATTGTCCTACCAACAACCAGCAACAGCAAAGAGAGACCTGTCCTTCCATGCTACCCCACCACGTCCATGTATGCCTCTTCAGAATTACCACCTACAGCCATCAAGTTGCATGTTTGTCTGCACTGAACCACAACACCAACACTATAGGAGTCTGGAGGTCACCTGGGACATGGTACACAAATTTGAATGTGCTACTAGAGCACAAAGTTTATGTACTGAATGGCATCAGCTAAGGAGGCATAGATTGACGGCCTCACGTTTCAGGGAGATCTGCCAGGTTGGAGAGAACGCTGAAGAAGGTCTGGCTAACCATATACTGCAAGTAACCCGTCAGACGGCAGCTATGAAGAGGGGGCTCAAATTAAAGGCAGATGCTATCTGGGAATATTGCCAAATGAAAAGGGTCAACCCACTAGGGTGA
- the herpud2 gene encoding homocysteine-responsive endoplasmic reticulum-resident ubiquitin-like domain member 2 protein isoform X3 — MDSGTVDSPITLVIKTPNQKYDDQTVNCFLNWTVEMLKCHISDVYPSKPSSKDQRLVYSGRLLQDHLQLRDVLRKQDEYHMMHLVCASRSPPGSPSPSAHSHASNPTSHPSTSSMSSDNIGSTSLATAPNQETQSASFSPSSVSVRGSDDGLRHRRGFPQFGPHNPTSTGGMQWPDGTRYPLHGRLAAGTNSHPIYMPMQMLWWQQMYARHYYMQYQAAVAASQPPSANLPSLPSPFPSPQPVQPNEAPPPLGPNPAPNPIQEDRPVNPNIQMNAQGGPVMNEDEVNRDWLDWMYTVLRAAILVSIVYFYSSFSRFVMVMGAMLLVYLHQAGWFPFRPEFQNPRAGGVGARGGAVAPREEADRHQDIQEMVRAVFISIRAPPSHQDPSVNS; from the exons ATGGACTCTGGAACAGTTGACAGTCCCATCACTTTGGTCATCAAGACCCCCAACCAAAAGTATGACGACCAGACCGTCAACTGTTTCCTGAACTGGACGGTGGAAATGTTGAAGTGCCACATCTCCGATGTGTACCCTAGCAAGCCG TCCTCCAAGGATCAGAGGCTGGTGTACTCAGGCAGACTCCTCCaagaccacctccagctgaggGATGTCCTGAGGAAG CAGGATGAGTACCACATGATGCACCTGGTTTGTGCCTCTCGAAGCCCCCCGGGGTCACCCTCCCCCTCAGCTCACAGCCATGCCTCTAACCCCACCTCTCATCCCAGCACCAGCTCCATG AGTTCCGATAATATTGGCTCCACCTCCTTGGCCACCGCACCCAATCAGGAAACCCAGTCCGCCTCGTTTTCCCCCTCCTCCGTGTCAGTAAGAGGGAGTGATGACGGCCTGAGGCATCGCAGAGGCTTCCCCCAGTTCGGCCCTCACAACCCTACCTCCACTGGTGGTATGCAATG GCCAGATGGGACTCGATATCCCCTACATGGGCGCTTGGCTGCTGGCACAAACTCCCATCCCATATACATGCCCATGCAGATGCTCTGGTGGCAGCAAATGTACGCACGACACTACTACATGCAATA TCAAGCAGCAGTAGCAGCCTCGCAACCCCCCAGTGCCAACCTTCCCTCACTGCCCagccccttcccttccccccagCCCGTACAGCCCAACGAGGCACCGCCCCCACTCGGCCCTAACCCCGCCCCTAACCCCATCCAAGAGGACCGGCCAGTCAATCCCAACATTCAAATGAACGCTCAGGGTGGGCCGGTAATGAACGAGGATGAGGTGAACAGAGACTGGCTGGACTGGATGTACACAGTGTTgcgggcggccatcttggtcaGCATCGTTTACTTCTACTCCTCCTTTAGCCGCTTCGTCATGGTGATGGGCGCCATGCTGCTTGTCTATTT GCACCAGGCTGGCTGGTTTCCCTTCAGGCCAGAGTTCCAGAACCCAAGAGCCGGGGGAGTAGGAGCACGAGGAGGGGCTGTAGCTCCGCGGGAGGAGGCGGACCGACACCAGGACATACAGGAAATGGTTAGGGCAGTTTTCATAAGCATTCGGGCTCCTCCCAGCCATCAAGACCCTTCTGTTAACAGTTGA
- the herpud2 gene encoding homocysteine-responsive endoplasmic reticulum-resident ubiquitin-like domain member 2 protein isoform X2 produces MDSGTVDSPITLVIKTPNQKYDDQTVNCFLNWTVEMLKCHISDVYPSKPSSKDQRLVYSGRLLQDHLQLRDVLRKQDEYHMMHLVCASRSPPGSPSPSAHSHASNPTSHPSTSSMSSDNIGSTSLATAPNQETQSASFSPSSVSVRGSDDGLRHRRGFPQFGPHNPTSTGGMQWPDGTRYPLHGRLAAGTNSHPIYMPMQMLWWQQIQAAVAASQPPSANLPSLPSPFPSPQPVQPNEAPPPLGPNPAPNPIQEDRPVNPNIQMNAQGGPVMNEDEVNRDWLDWMYTVLRAAILVSIVYFYSSFSRFVMVMGAMLLVYLHQAGWFPFRPEFQNPRAGGVGARGGAVAPREEADRHQDIQEMERIMDEGMEEEGDSDGEDGQEDEAAVRQPGFLSSAWSFINTFFTSLIPEVRPHPAN; encoded by the exons ATGGACTCTGGAACAGTTGACAGTCCCATCACTTTGGTCATCAAGACCCCCAACCAAAAGTATGACGACCAGACCGTCAACTGTTTCCTGAACTGGACGGTGGAAATGTTGAAGTGCCACATCTCCGATGTGTACCCTAGCAAGCCG TCCTCCAAGGATCAGAGGCTGGTGTACTCAGGCAGACTCCTCCaagaccacctccagctgaggGATGTCCTGAGGAAG CAGGATGAGTACCACATGATGCACCTGGTTTGTGCCTCTCGAAGCCCCCCGGGGTCACCCTCCCCCTCAGCTCACAGCCATGCCTCTAACCCCACCTCTCATCCCAGCACCAGCTCCATG AGTTCCGATAATATTGGCTCCACCTCCTTGGCCACCGCACCCAATCAGGAAACCCAGTCCGCCTCGTTTTCCCCCTCCTCCGTGTCAGTAAGAGGGAGTGATGACGGCCTGAGGCATCGCAGAGGCTTCCCCCAGTTCGGCCCTCACAACCCTACCTCCACTGGTGGTATGCAATG GCCAGATGGGACTCGATATCCCCTACATGGGCGCTTGGCTGCTGGCACAAACTCCCATCCCATATACATGCCCATGCAGATGCTCTGGTGGCAGCAAAT TCAAGCAGCAGTAGCAGCCTCGCAACCCCCCAGTGCCAACCTTCCCTCACTGCCCagccccttcccttccccccagCCCGTACAGCCCAACGAGGCACCGCCCCCACTCGGCCCTAACCCCGCCCCTAACCCCATCCAAGAGGACCGGCCAGTCAATCCCAACATTCAAATGAACGCTCAGGGTGGGCCGGTAATGAACGAGGATGAGGTGAACAGAGACTGGCTGGACTGGATGTACACAGTGTTgcgggcggccatcttggtcaGCATCGTTTACTTCTACTCCTCCTTTAGCCGCTTCGTCATGGTGATGGGCGCCATGCTGCTTGTCTATTT GCACCAGGCTGGCTGGTTTCCCTTCAGGCCAGAGTTCCAGAACCCAAGAGCCGGGGGAGTAGGAGCACGAGGAGGGGCTGTAGCTCCGCGGGAGGAGGCGGACCGACACCAGGACATACAGGAAATG GAGCGGATcatggatgaagggatggaggaggagggcgacagTGATGGGGAGGATGGTCAGGAAGACGAGGCAGCTGTTCGCCAGCCAGGCTTCCTGTCCTCCGCCTGGTCCTTCATCAACACCTTTTTCACCTCACTTATCCCAGAGGTACGACCCCATCCCGCTAACTGA
- the herpud2 gene encoding homocysteine-responsive endoplasmic reticulum-resident ubiquitin-like domain member 2 protein isoform X1 codes for MDSGTVDSPITLVIKTPNQKYDDQTVNCFLNWTVEMLKCHISDVYPSKPSSKDQRLVYSGRLLQDHLQLRDVLRKQDEYHMMHLVCASRSPPGSPSPSAHSHASNPTSHPSTSSMSSDNIGSTSLATAPNQETQSASFSPSSVSVRGSDDGLRHRRGFPQFGPHNPTSTGGMQWPDGTRYPLHGRLAAGTNSHPIYMPMQMLWWQQMYARHYYMQYQAAVAASQPPSANLPSLPSPFPSPQPVQPNEAPPPLGPNPAPNPIQEDRPVNPNIQMNAQGGPVMNEDEVNRDWLDWMYTVLRAAILVSIVYFYSSFSRFVMVMGAMLLVYLHQAGWFPFRPEFQNPRAGGVGARGGAVAPREEADRHQDIQEMERIMDEGMEEEGDSDGEDGQEDEAAVRQPGFLSSAWSFINTFFTSLIPEVRPHPAN; via the exons ATGGACTCTGGAACAGTTGACAGTCCCATCACTTTGGTCATCAAGACCCCCAACCAAAAGTATGACGACCAGACCGTCAACTGTTTCCTGAACTGGACGGTGGAAATGTTGAAGTGCCACATCTCCGATGTGTACCCTAGCAAGCCG TCCTCCAAGGATCAGAGGCTGGTGTACTCAGGCAGACTCCTCCaagaccacctccagctgaggGATGTCCTGAGGAAG CAGGATGAGTACCACATGATGCACCTGGTTTGTGCCTCTCGAAGCCCCCCGGGGTCACCCTCCCCCTCAGCTCACAGCCATGCCTCTAACCCCACCTCTCATCCCAGCACCAGCTCCATG AGTTCCGATAATATTGGCTCCACCTCCTTGGCCACCGCACCCAATCAGGAAACCCAGTCCGCCTCGTTTTCCCCCTCCTCCGTGTCAGTAAGAGGGAGTGATGACGGCCTGAGGCATCGCAGAGGCTTCCCCCAGTTCGGCCCTCACAACCCTACCTCCACTGGTGGTATGCAATG GCCAGATGGGACTCGATATCCCCTACATGGGCGCTTGGCTGCTGGCACAAACTCCCATCCCATATACATGCCCATGCAGATGCTCTGGTGGCAGCAAATGTACGCACGACACTACTACATGCAATA TCAAGCAGCAGTAGCAGCCTCGCAACCCCCCAGTGCCAACCTTCCCTCACTGCCCagccccttcccttccccccagCCCGTACAGCCCAACGAGGCACCGCCCCCACTCGGCCCTAACCCCGCCCCTAACCCCATCCAAGAGGACCGGCCAGTCAATCCCAACATTCAAATGAACGCTCAGGGTGGGCCGGTAATGAACGAGGATGAGGTGAACAGAGACTGGCTGGACTGGATGTACACAGTGTTgcgggcggccatcttggtcaGCATCGTTTACTTCTACTCCTCCTTTAGCCGCTTCGTCATGGTGATGGGCGCCATGCTGCTTGTCTATTT GCACCAGGCTGGCTGGTTTCCCTTCAGGCCAGAGTTCCAGAACCCAAGAGCCGGGGGAGTAGGAGCACGAGGAGGGGCTGTAGCTCCGCGGGAGGAGGCGGACCGACACCAGGACATACAGGAAATG GAGCGGATcatggatgaagggatggaggaggagggcgacagTGATGGGGAGGATGGTCAGGAAGACGAGGCAGCTGTTCGCCAGCCAGGCTTCCTGTCCTCCGCCTGGTCCTTCATCAACACCTTTTTCACCTCACTTATCCCAGAGGTACGACCCCATCCCGCTAACTGA